AGCATATGAATTATCCGACATGTGTTTGCGAGATCAGCGACGGATCAAAGTGCAGCTGGAGACGGATTCCGGATTTGCCAGTAGCGTTGAATCACTTCCACAAGGTCACAAGTTTTTGTTCTAGTGTATCAATTGATCATATAGTTAATTAGGGCGTTCAAAGCAGGGCTGTAAACGAATCGAACTGATCGTTAGGCTCGACTAGACTCGTTTAACTCGACTTGAACTTTAAAGTTGTATTATATTCGGAGTATTTTAAGATGTCTCTGAAATCTTTTCCAAATGTTTTTAAAACATGAGACAATCTTTTTACACATATTATTGTTAATTGAGCTCTAAAGTCACTTACAATAATGTAAATGTATTTCATTCCGACAATTCTTCTCAAAAAACACAAGTTTTCGATTTTAATCCTTTTTCTATTTCTCAAcacaatattttgaaaagaaggGGTCATATGAATTGAAGGATTTGAGGTAGGTCGATGTCAAAACTCCTCCATATGCTTAAAATAATTTGCCACATAACCTATTATTATATGCTCGCAATATAGAAAAATCGTTCATCATAACCTAAAAAACCTATTGTTTCAAACAAAATCTGAAATGTGTACACTAAAAATTTAAATACCTAATTTAGCAACCGACAATACTAGTATTCGGCTCGAGCAACGAGCCGAGCTTGAACATCACTTTCGGCTTAGTTTTAAAAATCGTCTCAATTTGGCTTGTTTTAAAAAATTAAGCTCGACTTAATTCGATTCGGACGTCACTCGATTCGACTCGACTGTCTTCATTTGCATGTCCGTATATACTAAGGTCTTCGTTCAGGAGATAACAAACATATATACTCCTCAATTATGAGGAAACTGGCCCAGTTAACCGGTGTAGGCCCTGTAGTCCAAGAAAAAGCACAATCTAAAACGGGCCTTGGCCCATGTAAAGAGGCATAGACAAGTGACAGGAAATTTGATCCCATATAATAAGAAAGGGGCCAAAGAAACAGCTCCGTGGCCAATAGGCCCAACACACAGGGGAAGAGGCAGATACATATAAAAACTGTATGTATCTGACCGAGTTAAAGGCTATATTAATCTATTTTTGAAGAAGAGACATTTGAGGCTAGATTCATCTGCACCGTGATATGTAAACAGATTGGAGTGAATCTTATCTCCACGGAGCTTACAGTAGCAACAAGACAACCCTAGCTACCCTATTGATTATTATAATGATTTGATTTGATAAGTTTTTATAACATACTAGCAGAGTAATTTATATGTTATTTTATCATCTTACAAAAATATTACTACCTCCTTCCCAACGGATTGTATAAGTGCACTATTTACACGcatttcgagttttctataaagtataatttcataatttttttttatgaataaaagtttaaacataaaacttttattcagaattttttttttgtaaaaatattgtGTAACTATGTTTTAAATGAACATTGAAAAACGTGCTAAAAAGTAATGTATAGAATTCAGTGATATAGAGGGAGTACGTATTTTGAGAGATTCAGTATGATGCATTTTGAGAAAAATTTAATCGGATTAGgattattttctgaaatttaATCCATTGAAATGAATCTGCGCTCAAGTATTTTTTGACTTGACCGTGTAgatttcttattttttttaaataaatttaagtCTGTGGAAAGgagtatatatataataaatatatttggtttcaAATAATAAGTGTTACGAAAATTATATACTTCCTCCATCCAGTTGTCCCCTTTAACTTTTATACGTATTTTAAGGTGACTTGATACTatacttattttgatttttctttttgaataaaattttaaattttaaacttttattttaaattaaatataattatcataGATAAAGATCAACTCACGTGCAAAAGTCAAACAGGGATGACAAACAAAAACAAGCTAGAAGAGTTTGTAAATCGATGACTGGACCCCACTTAAAGTAGGAGTATTTGTAAGCTGGCGAGTGTCTGACCCCGCGTATTGAATTCTTGCAAGAACCTGGACGCATGCACAACCATATTCATTCAATACATACACACATAAGGGGGGTGTTGTGTTTGCGTCTATAGACTACACTATCTAATTATCTCTTTACATGTGTGTATTCTTGATTTCTATCTATAAATAGTCCCAAACTTTGTTTACTATCTAGGCTTTTAGTATTTCTTTACAAGTGCAAATCTTTGTAGACAGAGAAGGTTGAATATATAAAGGATCGATGGAGGGTGAAAATTCAAATAAAAGGAGGGAAGAGGATGAAGAGCATCTATTTCATGTGGTTTACAAGGTTCCTTCTGGTGACACCCCTTATGTTCTTGCTAAGCATGCCCAGgtaattaattattcttctacTTATATATATTCAACCAAACTAATTAACGCACTCAACTCGTTGGGTTGATAAATTGTTGGATTTATGCTTTTAAACTCACTAAACAACATATATAAATTCTTTACTAACTACAAGTCTATATGAggttaattagatataagtttttTTGTGGTGGTGTCACAATAAACAAAAACTTTTATAACTTTCGCTTGTTTTGATTGCCCAACATTTTTTAATAGTAGTGAACTCTAACATTAACAGCAATACACCAGTCAAGCACAGCAATACACCAGTCAAGCAACTACACCGATCAGAACACTCCAAATTCATAAATTTTAGTATTTACAATGTGTATATGTTCTCACACCAGACAAACCGTTCATCATTATATTAGAAATTCAGGCATTTAGTATCAACTCTAGATTGAACTAGCTAATAACTCATGCTAGGAAGGTGAGAAAGGTGTGGATCTAGGTAGTCTTGTGTTGATTAGAATCGTTTGTTTAATCAGGCCTTGATATTCATTCATCTACTCATTAGCTAGCCTAATTTTATCAGCATACTTTAGTTTTTTATGTTTGGAATTATCATCTGAATTTAGTGCATGATATATAGATCGACTTATAACTGAAAATAAATTTATGAATTATGTTGAAACAGATCAATTCATAACTATTTTTTGCATCTACAAGTTCAACAATTATTTATAGTTTCAAGCAACATTAAGAAATGACAACAAGTTATCATTAATACTCGCATAATCCCAGTAAAATTCATTAATAAATTACAAATAAAAATTAATGTAAAAATCTTCGATTTCTTTATAGACAATATTACTCTATCATCAGATAATAAAATGATCAATGCTTGTTGGTTAATTAAAGTTCtttatttttgtgattttataaaatccctgTTAAATAAAATGAACAGATAGTGCAAAAGGATCCAGAAGCTGCAATAGTGCTGTTCTGGAAAGCAATAAACGCAGGAGATAGAGTAGACAGTGCCCTAAAAGACATGGCTGTGGTGATGAAGCAGCTGGACAGAACCGAAGAGGCCATTGAAGCCATCAAATCTTTTCGAGTTCTTTGCTCCAAAAACTCCCAAGAATCTATCGACAATGTTCTTATTGACTTGTACAAGGTATATATAACATATACAGTGTGCATGCATGTTAATGTTATAGTTTGTTTGCTTGTATTTTCATTAATCATGAAGATGCACATTCATATTGAGTAATTTGTGCAGAAATGTGGGAGAATAGATGAACAAATAGTGATGTTAAAGCAGAAGCTAAGGATGATTTATAGAGGAGAAGCATTCAATGGAAGACCTACCAAAACTGCTAGATCTCATGGCAAGAAGTTTCAGGTTTCTGTGAAGCAAGAAACCTCCAGAATACTGGTATGTATATATTGCACCCCATTATCATTTATGTTATATAAGAATTTGCTTTGATGGCAGAATTTTCAAATTTGCGGTTACTTTTCTTTTATTACTCTCTCGTCTCAGATTATTTGTCTTGTTTTAACTAGTTTATTGTCAATTTCATTATATTTTGACCGCAAATTacagttaatttataattaaataaatttcaaaatttgtataattaaaaaatatatataattctatttaaaatttattttttaattttttaaaataatacatgAATTTATTTATCCTTGAAAATCTAGTCAATTTGACTACGTAATAGTCAAAACAACATATATAatatgagatggagggagtaTTAATAAAGTCCGACCACTATTTTTGAACAAGTAATTACCCCCTTTTCTAAATACGAAAGTAATATATCaccattaaattctgattctaaaAATCGGGTAACTAAAATGCTATATATATCACAAAAATTTAGTCATAAATATATGATTTTTGAGCATGCAACATTGTACCGAAAGCAAAAGCTGTCGCATTTTTGCTGAATAATTTCTTGCTTTGCCTCAGGGTAATTTGGGCTGGGCTTACATGCAAAAATCAAACTACATGGCAGCAGAGGTGGTATACAAGAAGGCCCAGATGATTGATCCAGATGCCAACAAGGCTTGTAACTTAGGCTACTGCCTGATCAAGCAGGCCCGATACGACGAGGCCCGTTCAGTCCTTCGAGATATTCAGCTGGGCAGAACCCCTGGTTCTGATGACTTGAGAACAAGAAGTAGGGCCCATGAATTACTAGCAGaactggaaatgaaccattcacgAATGCTGCCATCAGATATAATGGGCCTTGATCTTGATGAAGATTTTGTTGATGGGCTTGAGAAATTAATTAGTGCATGGGCTCCAAGTAGATCAAGAAGGCTTCCTATTTTTGAAGAAATCTCTACTTCTAGGGATCAGTTGGCCTGTTAAATTTGTTTGTCAAATTTACTGTTTTGGGCTGTAAGTTGGATGTTAATATTTGTcaatataagtagttttattatAATGCTTGAACCCAATGAACAACTTGGGCTAGTACATGTAATAATTCTC
This sequence is a window from Apium graveolens cultivar Ventura chromosome 9, ASM990537v1, whole genome shotgun sequence. Protein-coding genes within it:
- the LOC141682779 gene encoding protein SULFUR DEFICIENCY-INDUCED 1, with protein sequence MEGENSNKRREEDEEHLFHVVYKVPSGDTPYVLAKHAQIVQKDPEAAIVLFWKAINAGDRVDSALKDMAVVMKQLDRTEEAIEAIKSFRVLCSKNSQESIDNVLIDLYKKCGRIDEQIVMLKQKLRMIYRGEAFNGRPTKTARSHGKKFQVSVKQETSRILGNLGWAYMQKSNYMAAEVVYKKAQMIDPDANKACNLGYCLIKQARYDEARSVLRDIQLGRTPGSDDLRTRSRAHELLAELEMNHSRMLPSDIMGLDLDEDFVDGLEKLISAWAPSRSRRLPIFEEISTSRDQLAC